A stretch of DNA from Paramisgurnus dabryanus chromosome 19, PD_genome_1.1, whole genome shotgun sequence:
TTCACTGTATACAATGAAGATATCCATAGCAGCATCATAGCATGACAACAGGAAACTATTAATCAGCTTTTTGAACCGGTTCATTGAGCCAGATTTCTATAGAAATTCTATAATTGTTAATTGTATCTAGTTTAATGACATGCCGTAAATGTGTTGGCATAGCAACGTGATACTTCCTGTTTCCCTTTCATGCCTGTGTATCCTACAAGGGACGTCTCGTTTAATTCTAGTTGAGGACTCTCTGTAGACCACATTCTTCAGAGGACGAGTCCTCGTGAGGATACAACCTTCGAAATTAAATGAAATGAGACACAGCTGTCGTAGTGACCAAACGCACTCTGCAGTttatccatttagggctacCGTAGAATCATGACCTCCATGTAAGGTGACCCGCAGTGTATTTAGATCAAATCGGTGATAAAAACAATActgttcattatgtaaggtctttatacaccactgataatatacataactattttatattgcatttttgtcaagagatcctcctaaaatgtacacactgcacttttaaTAGTAATAAACGTCACCACACCTTCTCTGGTGCTCCAGACTCTCCTCCTGTGAAGAAATCTGTTTTTCTCCTTAGAAAACTGAAGAATGTGTTCACCAactgttaaaaataataaagaagattcagtgaaattatgaaatgatGCCATAGCATAGATAATCTAATCTTAATTAAAGCAAATTAACAAATATACATTAGTCAGTGGGCTGCTTTAAATTCTACAAGACTACCAGAGGAAAATTAAACGTTTCAAAGGGTGATAAAATGCTATATAGGTATGTACTTTAGATAAATATCTTGCTATGTTTCGAGACAAACATCATAATATCCACTTAACTTACTGGAACTATCTTCCAAACCACATAGTCATTCTTAAATTATTAACTATAAAATAGCTCATACAATTATGTGTTGTTCTATACTCATTAATAAAGAGTTAAGTATACTGTAGTTAATGTAAATATAAGGTAAGGACTAAGGTAACACACGTCAGTTAGCACAGTTGCTAGCTTGCTCGTGCACGAGTTAGACATGTCATCATTACCTCCTGAACGCCGCCTTCATGCTGCTGCGCCATCGCCAGCAACATCGAATCATATTTCTCATCATCACCCATCTTCTTTCTCTTTGTTACAGATAAAAGacacaaacaataaatataatttgATATTACGAGTCACACTACAGCCGGTGCGTTGCCGTGACTACTTCCTAGATACAATCATGGTCACGTGATCCTTAAGGCCTATCAAATCAGACATCTTTGTAGCGCAAACGTACCAACCAATCAGATGACTGCGTTCAAACGCTCTAGCGGAGGAACAGATGCATGCGCAGAACCTTCTAGACACCACAGACCAGACAGACACGATGATAAATCACGTTTGattttgcattacattttttgcTATAAATGCTATAAATATTAGATTTATACTAATGTACAATTTGTATCATATTCCATGCGTCCATTCATTGATTTAAgcagtttatttttaatttactgttttttttaaagtgtaatttttATGAATGGCATTAGTACTCAATATGTTATGAGCCCCTAAAAGCATGTCATACTTGTGTATATCACTGCTATCACACTATATACTTAAATAGGTCTATactttgtgattttaataaataatacaactAATATTGTTATAGCAGAAGACATCTGTTCCCTCATTATGAAATGCTCTTTTCACAAATGACTTAGATTTCAGTGACAAAATCAGATGTTTGGTCGTAATATTATTTTGACTGATCAAATAGAATAGATAAATTAACATACAGATGAGGaaaaaattaagagaaaataaaTCATCATTTCCGCATGTATTGTGACCAATTTTAGTGCAGCGTCTGTTGAATTTCAACAATAGCAAACCTCAGGAGCGACATAAAGTCATTCAACAGCAATATAAAAGACTGAAAGCATGCCAAGATCAGAGTAATTCAATCAAATATTCACTTTTCCTAAAATACATTATGtaataatgaaaaaacattatttgaagCACTGATTTGAACATGTTTTCTCTGcagtatttatttaaaatcgGAAAATATTGCATCTTtgttattttgacaatttttttgtcCATTGCAATTTTCaattaatatgaatatttaaaaaaaattgtcggTGGTTGGCATAGTCAaacaaaaattatcattttacttaaacacataaatagtacatttagaaaaaaacaaaaaattattttgaagtGGTCTCTTATTTTTTTTCCATGGGAGTAGAATGCTAATTTCACACAGCTTATAATGAAATGTTTGTCAAATATAAGACCTGAAAGGTTAATATCATCGTCCTTCTGCTTATAGTGCCAGACTGCTGCTTTTTGAACTTGAATGCTGATAATAAGTGTAATAATAGGTAAATGACCGAGAGTGTGTGGACAGCTGTGgataagaaatcattttaaatcaCCCACATAACACCATTACCTTTcacaaacattaataaaattactaataatcaatttaaaaaaatattattgaatTATTATAGCCATTGACATCTTGATCCTAAATCAACGGTGATTTACAAAACTTCAATCTCTTATGAATACATATTATCTGTATTATCCAGTAGATTACTAAACGTTACAAACCAGAGCACTAATGTGACACTCTGTCTGGTACAGGTTAATCAGTTAAACATCATAAATGTCATTAACCTCCACAGTTCTTATGCTGAGCCCgagtttttctttaaagaaaatggtACACGGTCCAGAGTTTTTCTTTCTGATGTGTAAGAGTCAATGAGGTCAAGGTTGAAGATTAGTTACGGTCTATATGTGGTGCTATAAATAAGACTGCAGACTCAAACTGAAGTTAGTCTAGTGTGGAGTAAAAAGTCAACAGATTTTATTCTGTATAAAATAGGCATTACATCAGTGAAAATGAAAAAAGACTGTAACAATTCAAAATTCAGGAAACATGGAATTCTCTTTAGCATCCTAGGCCAAAAACGTAAACGTCATGCAGTGCACAGGAGTTATTCAGGGATGCACAGCTGTCAATGTGAGCGTTTAGTGTGCTTAAGAGACCCCGAGACCACCTGTACCACCGCTTTTATGGTCCTGATGAAAACTTTTCACTTTATGAAGAATTTACCTTCATTCCAACATCTGCCGGTTAATGATCACCTCATTCTTCTTCACAACCATTGGGTACCACTCTTCATCCTAGGACTCGCTCAAGAGGGCTTCtcctttgaggtgcaggacttCCTTGCTGCCAGCATCCTCAGAAATATACTGCTGAATAGCCCAGAGAGAAACCACCGCTACCTACCCACCCTGGCAGAAGTCAACAATCTCAAGTCTTTCCTAAAGACACTCTGGAGCCTAGACCCGAGTATAAAAGAGTATGTGTATATCAAGGGTGCCATATTATTCAATCCAGGTAAGATTTTGTCATTCAGTACCTAACCACTAATCATAACAAACAAATGTATCCTAGAAATATAAATAATCCTGTTGGGGGGTGTTTGTTAAAGTTACGGCTTATGCTTATAGCTAGATACACACAACCCCAAACTGTAATTATGACATTTCAGTGTCTCAACCTTTTtgctgcagaaataaataaaacacatttaaattgagttaatgcattaactaacaagaACTATCAACAagcattatatttttaaaacgaatgtgttaaaaacaacacattattgcgttgtcccagaatccacccatctctgtcttattattgaaacaacacattttttgttacatttaacacaacttgtgttatattttaacacaaaatcaacacaaaatgacaaaatgtgttgaaattacacagaatgtgttaaaagcttaacgcacaaagatgtgtaaaaaattaacacattctTTCTACGAGTTCAGGATCTTTTTCTTGTAGTTCTCCATTAACTCCATTATCTTGGAGTTCACAATAACTGCCAGTAACTGGTTTACTGCTTGAAAATAATTACTCAGCATTTATTTCaaaaagaaaaactttatttcaagATGATTTACACCAGATAAGTTTCATTGTTTAGAAAGTTTAATGGCACTGAGAATAATTCCATTATTCACATtgttaacataatttaaattgTAGAAAGTACATAATTAATAAaggtgtttatttaattttaacaattaaaaaaatctgttacATGCAAATGTTGTCATGTTTCAGGTGTTCCCGGGCTGCAGAGTTCAGCAGTAATAGCAGAACATCATGAGGAGCTGGAGAGAGCTCTGCTCCCGGTTAATGTTACAGGACACCCCAGAGATCAGCACAGATTCACAGACATCCTGACCACAGCCAGCTCTCTACAGACAGAGGCTCAAAGCCTGGTGACAGAACTCTTTATCAGACCCATCACAGGCCAAATTCATCTCCAACAACTCTTCAATGATGTTTCACAATAAAAATGTAGCATTGCAGCGTTATCTTGTTTTATTATGTTCATTAACATACATtgacagacgcttttatccaaagtgactttttTAAGGTATACAATTTTCGGTATTTCCGGAAATCAAACCCTTAACCTGTTGCTAATGATCTACCAAATGAGCTACAAGAACATTATAATTACTATGAAAGAATTTGCTTGTAAAACGTTCAAGTCATGTCTTGATTTGACAGTACACAGAGCAAAAATCAGTGCTGTTGCATGTAACTTTGaatagtttttaatgtttaatgtatgATACAAAActgcattttcattttaagatgCATTACTGTTGCTATGGTTATGCCTGCTATTCACAGTCACACTAATCCCTACCGAAAGATGACAATGACCAGCAGCAACAACTGTGACTGCATGCTTTGCAGAGTTTCAGCGGtctaaaataaaaagtttcagCACATTGTGTGTTTATTCATGACACAAAACCCAAGCACAAAACAAGTATATACTACATGTTTTCACCCCTTATGTGAGCATATAATGAGACAGTACatcatttttaaagtaaaagcGATTTCATTATGTTAAAGACATATCATAAGGACatgtcatgaaaatctgactttttgcatgtttaaatgctataattgggtccccagtgcttctatcaatctaggaaatatgaaaaagatcaacccactAACTAATTTTTGGTAAACCaatttctgcaagcatgtgaaaaaatgggtaattgaaatttggttaccttgtgatgtcaaagggggatcttattataataataccgccccttaatcggCTCTATCCAAGCAgagcactgacatttagtgcagagagagaaagagagagaaaataattgttataatgaattatttatttgagctagaacttcacaaacgtactctggggaaaccaaagatttatattacatattaaaaaagtattgtgaaatgtcccctttaaactaaGATTTGCACTGTAAATTGTGCACTTGGCAAGGCAAGTTTGTAGTTAGTTTTTATCATAGTGGATTATAGTCTTATAATTGCTCAGTTTTTAGTTGCCTCCAGCAGTGCGCTCAGTCCACTTCCTTCACGTGCAGCATAAACTCACAACAGTGAcattcaataaaataaaattatatgaaATTTAATACAAACGACCGAAATCTTATCTGAAATGCCAGATGAGGATtgttatcattttaaacaatgaattaaaacaaaaatgcttTAATGTAAACAAGGCCTTAGACAAGTTTTGCTTGACCTAAACTGATAAATTCAAGTGTattcaaaatgttaaatatgTTCATGACTTGcacagcatacatttttttaatgtacaacAGCTAAGATTTTTTTCCGGTGTCTGTATTGTCTTCACAAGTAGATCATAGTCTCCACCTCAAGGTTATTAACATGTCACAAGGCAATTCTGTGAAGCAGTAATTTTCCACTGTCTTTGCTTGGTATAACAACACCTGATGAATCTGTATCTAGTCAGGCTGAGCAACTAAGATTATTCAACAAATTCTGCTCATTTTACTTCATCTCCTGCCTACTGTTCTTTACCTCCATCACTGTATCTGTATTGTGGATAACTCACAACTAGTTTGACCCATATAAACTCATACATATGATGACAATATCTGAGTAACAGACAAAGTCATTTTCCTGGTAGATGGGGATTAAATGAGATGAAGTGCAAGAATTGGtgaaccatggttactgtagtaaaaccatgtctTTGAAAATACACcacaaaacatggttactaccaaaaaacatggtttatttttacaaggttaaactttttaaattaatgtCAAGTACAAGGACTGCTGTTATAAGAATCACCCCAAAATCAATGTGGAAAGTAATACTTATTGAAAACATAGACTTCATGCTTAAATGTATTGTGGTAGTCAAAcattttttgacaaaacattttttatcaagAAGTATTGATACCATAATTACAATAATTACTACGCCCATTTCACTAGCCACCCAAAATGCAAAATAGATGTAAGTATAACTATAAAGCTTCTGCAagtaaaagtgtaaacaaatatGAAATACAAAACACCCAATTTGGCCAGTTGcacaaccatgttaaagttATAGCATTTCTTTTtgctgctgaacacaaatgaagatatttgtaatgaagcagAGAACAGAACACCATTAACTTTCAGagtaggaaagaaaaatactatggaagtcaatggtgcttaaaaacattttggttacaaacattgctcaaaatatcttcctgtgtatttagcagaacaaagaagtttatacaggtttgtaataacataagggtgagtaaacgatgacaacatttttatttttgggtgaagtatCACTTTAATGTCATGTTGCCAGTTGCACAATATCTGTTAATGTCATGTTGTGTAGCCCATTAAACATGAGAACCAACTGATTAAGATGATATTTGTTGTTCCATTTTATTGTCTTTGAATTGATTATCATGAGGCGACTTAAGATTCTAGAGGATGTTTTTAGGCCTTGGATTATTTGAAACAGCTGTCCTTAAAGTCCCCCTGAACTAGAAATCGCGATCAATTTTACTTCTGGGTTGTGACATATTTCAGAGCACAACAGAATATCACACGAGGAAAATAGTGGAGCTGGCTTGTTTTTTTCCACTGTGCTTTGATTAGATATAGAAAAGTAGGTGTTTTATTCAAAGACAGAACTGGCAGCAGGCTGACAGTGAATGGGGGCGGAGTTAAAGGATGCTCTGCCTAAGCTGTCTTACTGAAGTCATCTGAGAATGATCACCACATTTTCATTGAAGCTTATGAGGGCacgagaataaaaaaaaaacttatacaGATAAATTGGTTATAATAAACAGTGCAATATTACATGAAAAAAATTCCATAAATTGAAAGATGAATTATAATTGGAAACAGCAACTCCCACTGTGTGCACAAACATTTCCCAACAAtacaaagacactgttattCCACAAAAACTTGTCAAACCTGCTGACAATGTTTGCTGTTACCGCAGAGGTCTGATTGTATCTGAGATTTTATCTGAATTGAGCATTAGATCTCAATGCTGTGTGGCACAAAGATGCCTTTATCTGATTATTCATGTGCATAAATCATTGATACTATAAAAGGTATAAATAGATATAGAAACAGAATCACTGGTGTCCGTATTGAACATGTATTGAATCAGGTATGACAAGCTTTAGTAGTTTCGATGGTACAAAACTATTTGGAGAATATGAATCATTTGTGA
This window harbors:
- the nr0b2b gene encoding nuclear receptor subfamily 0, group B, member 2b, which encodes MKKDCNNSKFRKHGILFSILGQKRKRHAVHRSYSGMHSCQCERLVCLRDPETTCTTAFMVLMKTFHFMKNLPSFQHLPVNDHLILLHNHWVPLFILGLAQEGFSFEVQDFLAASILRNILLNSPERNHRYLPTLAEVNNLKSFLKTLWSLDPSIKEYVYIKGAILFNPGVPGLQSSAVIAEHHEELERALLPVNVTGHPRDQHRFTDILTTASSLQTEAQSLVTELFIRPITGQIHLQQLFNDVSQ